One Solanum lycopersicum chromosome 2, SLM_r2.1 genomic region harbors:
- the LOC101262989 gene encoding WEB family protein At3g51220, which yields MEGEEGVVVRGRVEIDMRQPFQSVKEAVMLFGEKVLAGEIHAKQLQQSKASRGEQNQFKFGAARVELEETKQNLQKAKEEGDFMAHCLQSLREELEQTRREIHELKSTRDVVLEKKVPLTDFDDDDEIHEQLKFIKQPVEVKTQIGEDDDHEIEFEKKRSVKFASPPMLTKIIAVNKLEEYVKKETYEKSKKKLKRKPLIRALFPKKKGNQEK from the exons ATGGAAGGGGAAGAAGGCGTAGTAGTGCGGGGGCGGGTAGAGATTGATATGCGTCAGCCTTTTCAGTCTGTGAAGGAAGCAGTTATGTTGTTTGGGGAAAAGGTTTTAGCCGGAGAAATTCATGCTAAGCAACTTCAAcag AGCAAGGCAAGTAGAGGTGAACAAAATCAATTTAAGTTTGGAGCAGCGCGAGTTGAGCTTGAAGAGACAAAGCAAAACCTGCAAAAAGCTAAAGAAGAAGGAGATTTTATGGCACATTGCCTTCAATCTCTTAGAGAAGAGCTGGAACAGACTAGAAGAGAGATACACGAGTTAAAGAGTACAAGAGATGTAGTACTTGAGAAGAAAGTACCGTTAACGGATTTTGATGACGATGATGAGATTCATGAACAACTAAAGTTCATTAAGCAACCAGTTGAAGTTAAAACACAAATCGGAGAGGATGATGATCATGAGATCGAATTCGAAAAGAAGAGGTCTGTCAAGTTTGCTAGTCCTCCAATGCTTACTAAGATCATTGCTGTCAACAAGCTGGAAGAATATGTTAAGAAAGAAACTTATGAGAAAAGCaagaagaaattgaagaggaagcCTTTAATCCGCGCATTATTCCCTAAGAAGAAGGGAAATCAGGAAAAATGA
- the LOC101258611 gene encoding ubiquitin ligase complex subunit 1-like isoform X1 produces MAGGPTDREDKVSLETTEEILQSMEVGMTFRDYSGRISSMDFHKTSNFMVTASDDESIRLYDVANATCLKTINSKKYGVDLVSFTSHPTTVIYSSKNGWDESLRLLSLHDNKYLRYFKGHRDRVVSLSLCYRKEYFISGSLDRTVLLWDQRAEKCQGLLRVQGRPATAYDEQGLVFAIAFGGYIRMFDARYFDKGPFEIFSVGGDVSDANSVKFSNDGRLVLLTTKDGHIHVLDSSRGTHLSTYNVQPVSSSSTLEASFSPEGMFVISGSGDGSVYAWSVRSGKEV; encoded by the exons ATGGCAG GTGGACCAACTGACAGAGAAGACAAGGTCTCACTTGAGACCACTGAAGAAATTCTACAGAGCATGGAAGTCGGCATGACATTTCGCGACTAT AGTGGTAGAATCAGTTCAATGGATTTCCATAAGACATCAAATTTTATGGTGACAGCCAGTGATGATGAGTCCATACGTCTATATGATGTTGCAAATGCAAC GTGTTTGAAAACTATTAATAGCAAAAAGTACGGGGTCGATCTGGTTAGCTTCACTTCTCATCCAACGACTGTAATATACTCCTCCAAGAATGGTTGGGATG AATCTCTACGACTTCTTTCATTGCATGACAACAAGTACTTGCGGTATTTCAAGGGTCATCGTGACAG GGTCGTCTCTCTTAGCTTATGCTATAGAAAGGAGTATTTTATCTCTGGCTCACTTGATCGAACTGTTCTACTTTGGGATCAAAGGGCTGAGAAATGCCAG GGCCTTCTTCGAGTGCAAGGAAGACCAGCTACTGCTTATGATGAGCAAGGCCTTGTATTTGCTATTGCTTTTGGAGGATATATAAGGATGTTTGATGCACGCTATTTCGACAAG GGAccttttgaaattttctctGTTGGTGGAGATGTGTCTGATGCTAACAGCGTTAAGTTCAGTAACGATGGGAGACTTGTGCTTTTGACAACTAAGGATGGGCATATTCATGTGCTTGATTCTTCCCGTGGCACACAT TTATCAACGTATAATGTACAGCCCGTTTCAAGTAGTTCAACACTGGAGGCATCTTTCAGTCCAGAAGGGATGTTTGTTATATCAG GATCAGGTGATGGTAGTGTTTATGCTTGGAGTGTCCGGAGCGGTAAAGAAGTATGA
- the LOC101258611 gene encoding ubiquitin ligase complex subunit 1-like isoform X2, protein MAGGPTDREDKVSLETTEEILQSMEVGMTFRDYSGRISSMDFHKTSNFMVTASDDESIRLYDVANATCLKTINSKKYGVDLVSFTSHPTTVIYSSKNGWDESLRLLSLHDNKYLRYFKGHRDRVVSLSLCYRKEYFISGSLDRTVLLWDQRAEKCQGLLRVQGRPATAYDEQGLVFAIAFGGYIRMFDARYFDKGPFEIFSVGGDVSDANSVKFSNDGRLVLLTTKDGHIHVLDSSRGTHLSTYNVQPVSSSSTLEASFSPEGMFVISGNGFVMIFMLGSCSLTLL, encoded by the exons ATGGCAG GTGGACCAACTGACAGAGAAGACAAGGTCTCACTTGAGACCACTGAAGAAATTCTACAGAGCATGGAAGTCGGCATGACATTTCGCGACTAT AGTGGTAGAATCAGTTCAATGGATTTCCATAAGACATCAAATTTTATGGTGACAGCCAGTGATGATGAGTCCATACGTCTATATGATGTTGCAAATGCAAC GTGTTTGAAAACTATTAATAGCAAAAAGTACGGGGTCGATCTGGTTAGCTTCACTTCTCATCCAACGACTGTAATATACTCCTCCAAGAATGGTTGGGATG AATCTCTACGACTTCTTTCATTGCATGACAACAAGTACTTGCGGTATTTCAAGGGTCATCGTGACAG GGTCGTCTCTCTTAGCTTATGCTATAGAAAGGAGTATTTTATCTCTGGCTCACTTGATCGAACTGTTCTACTTTGGGATCAAAGGGCTGAGAAATGCCAG GGCCTTCTTCGAGTGCAAGGAAGACCAGCTACTGCTTATGATGAGCAAGGCCTTGTATTTGCTATTGCTTTTGGAGGATATATAAGGATGTTTGATGCACGCTATTTCGACAAG GGAccttttgaaattttctctGTTGGTGGAGATGTGTCTGATGCTAACAGCGTTAAGTTCAGTAACGATGGGAGACTTGTGCTTTTGACAACTAAGGATGGGCATATTCATGTGCTTGATTCTTCCCGTGGCACACAT TTATCAACGTATAATGTACAGCCCGTTTCAAGTAGTTCAACACTGGAGGCATCTTTCAGTCCAGAAGGGATGTTTGTTATATCAGGTAATGGTTTTGTCATGATATTCATGCTGGGCTCCTGTAGTCTAACACTTCTCTGA
- the LOC101258611 gene encoding ubiquitin ligase complex subunit 1-like, with protein sequence MAGGPTDREDKVSLETTEEILQSMEVGMTFRDYSGRISSMDFHKTSNFMVTASDDESIRLYDVANATCLKTINSKKYGVDLVSFTSHPTTVIYSSKNGWDESLRLLSLHDNKYLRYFKGHRDRVVSLSLCYRKEYFISGSLDRTVLLWDQRAEKCQGLLRVQGRPATAYDEQGLVFAIAFGGYIRMFDARYFDKGPFEIFSVGGDVSDANSVKFSNDGRLVLLTTKDGHIHVLDSSRGTHLSTYNVQPVSSSSTLEASFSPEGMFVISGSGDGSVYAWSVRSGKEVASWMSTDTEPPMIKWAPGSLMFVTGSSELSFWIPDLSKLAAYVGRK encoded by the exons ATGGCAG GTGGACCAACTGACAGAGAAGACAAGGTCTCACTTGAGACCACTGAAGAAATTCTACAGAGCATGGAAGTCGGCATGACATTTCGCGACTAT AGTGGTAGAATCAGTTCAATGGATTTCCATAAGACATCAAATTTTATGGTGACAGCCAGTGATGATGAGTCCATACGTCTATATGATGTTGCAAATGCAAC GTGTTTGAAAACTATTAATAGCAAAAAGTACGGGGTCGATCTGGTTAGCTTCACTTCTCATCCAACGACTGTAATATACTCCTCCAAGAATGGTTGGGATG AATCTCTACGACTTCTTTCATTGCATGACAACAAGTACTTGCGGTATTTCAAGGGTCATCGTGACAG GGTCGTCTCTCTTAGCTTATGCTATAGAAAGGAGTATTTTATCTCTGGCTCACTTGATCGAACTGTTCTACTTTGGGATCAAAGGGCTGAGAAATGCCAG GGCCTTCTTCGAGTGCAAGGAAGACCAGCTACTGCTTATGATGAGCAAGGCCTTGTATTTGCTATTGCTTTTGGAGGATATATAAGGATGTTTGATGCACGCTATTTCGACAAG GGAccttttgaaattttctctGTTGGTGGAGATGTGTCTGATGCTAACAGCGTTAAGTTCAGTAACGATGGGAGACTTGTGCTTTTGACAACTAAGGATGGGCATATTCATGTGCTTGATTCTTCCCGTGGCACACAT TTATCAACGTATAATGTACAGCCCGTTTCAAGTAGTTCAACACTGGAGGCATCTTTCAGTCCAGAAGGGATGTTTGTTATATCAG GATCAGGTGATGGTAGTGTTTATGCTTGGAGTGTCCGGAGCGGTAAAGAA GTAGCCAGTTGGATGAGTACAGATACTGAACCACCTATGATCAAGTGGGCTCCAGGAAGCTTAATGTTTGTGACCGGTTCTTCTGAGCTTTCATTTTGGATCCCGGACCTATCAAAATTAGCAGCTTATGTCGGAAGAAAATAG
- the WUS gene encoding protein WUSCHEL (The RefSeq protein has 1 substitution compared to this genomic sequence), producing MMEHQHNIEDGGKNSNNSFLCRQSSSRWTPTSDQIRILKDLYYNNGVRSPTAEQIQRISAKLRQYGKIEGKNVFYWFQNHKARERQKKRLIAAASATDNNNISSMQMIPHLWRSPDDHHKYNTATTNPGVQCPSPSSHGVLPVVQTGNYGYGTLAMEKSFRECSISPPGGSYHQNLTWVGVDPYNNMSTTSPATYPFLEKSNNKHYEETLDEEQEEENYQRGNSALETLSLFPMHEENIISNFCIKHHESSGGWYHSDNNNLAALELTLNSFP from the exons atgaTGGAACATCAACACAACATAGAAGATGGTGGTAAAAATAGTAACAACAGTTTCCTGTGCAGGCAAAGTAGTAGCCGTTGGACGCCAACGAGCGATCAGATAAGAATTTTGAAGGATCTCTACTACAACAATGGAGTTAGGTCTCCAACTGCTGAACAGATTCAGAGGATATCTGCTAAGTTGAGACAGTACGGTAAGATTGAAGGCAAAAATGTGTTTTATTGGTTTCAGAACCATAAAGCTCGTGAAAGACAAAAGAAGAGGCTCATTGCTGCTGCCTCTGCcactgataataataatatctctTCCATGCAAATGATTCCACATCTTTGGAGATCTCCTGATGATCACCACAAGTACAACACTACTACTACTAATCCAG GTGTTCAGTGTCCATCACCATCTTCACATGGGGTATTACCAGTGGTACAGACTGGAAACTATGGTTATGGAACTTTGGCTATGGAGAAGAGCTTTAGG GAGTGTTCAATATCACCACCAGGTGGTAGTTATCATCAAAATTTGACATGGGTTGGTGTTGATCCTTACAACAATATGAGTACTACTTCTCCAGCAACTTACCCTTTTCTTGAAAAAAGCAACAACAAACACTATGAAGAAACCCTAGATGAAgagcaagaagaagaaaattaccaAAGGGGTAACTCTGCTTTAGAAACTCTGTCACTTTTCCCCATGCATGAAGAGAACATCATCTCAAATTTCTGCATCAAACATCATGAATCTTCTGGAGGATGGTACCATTCTGATAATAACAATTTGGCTGCTCTTGAACTTACTCTCAACTCTTTCCCCTAA